Proteins from one Brevibacillus humidisoli genomic window:
- a CDS encoding stage V sporulation protein AE — MGEKSRKVILITDGDHVAQRAIETVAKQVGGRCISLSAGNPTPLSGSQVVELIKQAAADPVLVMFDDNGNYGRGLGEQAIEYVMLHPDVEVLGVIAVASNTRWVHGTSVKYSVDNKGNIIEEAVDKDGNPAKHLENRIYGDTVDILNKYRIPCVIGIGDIGKMQGKDSVRRGCPVTRKAVEWILERSEWGGKHDKPAGEQRRGESTHIDQRG, encoded by the coding sequence ATGGGAGAGAAGTCCCGCAAAGTAATTCTTATCACCGATGGTGATCATGTTGCCCAGCGGGCGATCGAGACGGTAGCCAAGCAGGTGGGTGGACGATGTATTTCGCTGTCTGCAGGCAACCCAACGCCGCTGAGCGGATCACAGGTGGTGGAGCTAATCAAGCAAGCTGCTGCCGACCCCGTATTGGTCATGTTTGATGACAATGGGAATTACGGTCGCGGCCTTGGAGAGCAAGCGATCGAGTATGTGATGCTCCATCCTGATGTGGAGGTCCTTGGCGTGATTGCCGTTGCCTCCAATACGCGCTGGGTGCATGGCACGAGTGTCAAGTATTCCGTAGACAACAAAGGCAACATCATTGAGGAAGCAGTCGACAAAGACGGAAATCCGGCCAAGCATCTGGAGAACCGAATCTACGGTGATACTGTCGATATCCTCAACAAATATCGGATTCCTTGTGTGATTGGAATCGGCGATATCGGAAAGATGCAGGGGAAAGACAGCGTTCGCCGCGGCTGCCCGGTTACGCGGAAAGCAGTGGAATGGATTCTGGAAAGGAGTGAGTGGGGTGGTAAACATGACAAGCCTGCGGGGGAACAAAGAAGGGGAGAGTCGACCCATATCGACCAACGTGGATGA
- the spoVAE gene encoding stage V sporulation protein AE, giving the protein MEYVIAFVVGGLICVIGQLLLDVVKLTPAHVMSTLVVAGVVLDFVGVYDPFIEFAGAGATVPITSFGHSLYHGAIAEAEQHGIVGVLTGIFEVTSAGISAAIVFGFLASLLFKPRG; this is encoded by the coding sequence GTGGAGTATGTAATCGCATTTGTGGTGGGCGGCTTGATCTGTGTGATTGGCCAGCTGCTGCTGGACGTGGTCAAGCTGACACCGGCCCACGTGATGAGTACACTCGTTGTTGCAGGTGTCGTGCTCGACTTTGTCGGTGTATACGATCCATTTATCGAGTTTGCCGGTGCAGGAGCTACTGTACCGATTACCAGTTTCGGACACTCGTTGTACCACGGAGCGATAGCAGAAGCCGAGCAGCACGGTATTGTCGGGGTGTTGACAGGTATCTTTGAGGTTACCAGTGCTGGTATATCCGCTGCGATTGTTTTTGGATTTCTTGCTTCGCTGCTCTTCAAGCCGAGAGGGTGA
- the spoVAD gene encoding stage V sporulation protein AD, whose product MTNLTAPSRKLGKQTWKFTGNVRLKASAAVVGPKEGEGPLATFFDKVHSDLYAGQDSWEKAERKLMEDAVTIALEKGGLSKEDVDLILAGDLLNQNITTSFAAELLGMPLMGMYGACSTSMLTLANAAALVDAGFADHVIAACSSHNATAERQYRYPTEYGGQKPPSAQWTVTGAGAALVGRDGSGPAITYATLGRVLDLGITDPYDMGTAMAPAAVSTLAAHFRDTQRQPQDYDLIVTGDLAAVGYPIAKELMRKEGFDLEHVYDDCGLMIYSPEQQVFAGASGCASSAAVTYGYLVSQLQRGQLNKVLVCATGALLSPVSYQQGSSIPCIAHAVALEVF is encoded by the coding sequence GTGACAAACCTGACTGCGCCATCGCGAAAACTTGGAAAGCAAACGTGGAAATTTACTGGTAATGTGCGTTTGAAAGCATCAGCGGCCGTCGTTGGCCCGAAAGAAGGGGAAGGTCCGCTCGCAACCTTTTTTGACAAGGTTCATTCCGATCTGTATGCCGGTCAGGATTCGTGGGAAAAAGCCGAACGAAAACTGATGGAAGATGCCGTCACAATCGCCCTTGAGAAGGGCGGACTGTCTAAAGAGGATGTGGACCTGATTCTCGCAGGTGATCTGCTCAACCAAAATATCACGACATCGTTTGCTGCAGAGTTGCTGGGAATGCCGCTCATGGGCATGTATGGCGCATGTTCCACATCGATGTTGACCTTGGCTAATGCAGCTGCTCTGGTAGATGCCGGATTCGCCGACCATGTGATTGCAGCCTGCAGCAGTCACAATGCCACCGCAGAGCGCCAGTACCGCTATCCCACTGAGTACGGTGGACAAAAACCGCCATCCGCACAGTGGACGGTGACTGGCGCAGGTGCTGCTCTGGTGGGAAGAGATGGGAGCGGTCCTGCGATAACCTACGCGACGTTGGGACGAGTCTTGGATTTGGGTATTACCGATCCCTATGACATGGGCACAGCGATGGCTCCTGCAGCTGTTTCCACACTGGCGGCCCATTTTCGCGATACTCAGCGTCAACCGCAGGACTACGATCTGATCGTCACGGGTGACCTGGCTGCGGTGGGGTACCCGATTGCCAAGGAGCTGATGCGCAAGGAGGGATTTGATCTGGAACACGTCTACGATGACTGCGGGTTGATGATCTATTCGCCGGAACAGCAGGTGTTTGCCGGTGCGAGCGGATGTGCCAGCAGCGCTGCCGTTACGTATGGTTATCTCGTTTCCCAACTGCAGAGAGGTCAACTGAATAAGGTTCTGGTTTGTGCGACAGGAGCGCTTCTTAGTCCGGTTAGTTACCAACAGGGTAGTTCCATCCCGTGTATTGCTCACGCCGTAGCCTTGGAAGTATTCTGA
- the spoVAC gene encoding stage V sporulation protein AC, giving the protein MATKSNQRLQQLTKERYKQQAARFQPRRNVLLNSWRAFWVGGMICLLGQGLQNFYIAVFDFTEKTASNPTVATLIFLSVLLTGLGVYDNIGQYAGAGSAVPVTGFANSIASAAIEHRSEGYVLGVGGNMFKLAGSVIVFGVVAAFIAGLIKSLFGLA; this is encoded by the coding sequence ATGGCGACGAAATCCAATCAGCGGCTCCAGCAGCTGACCAAGGAACGGTACAAGCAGCAGGCAGCGAGGTTTCAGCCAAGACGCAATGTACTGCTCAACTCCTGGCGGGCCTTTTGGGTTGGTGGAATGATCTGTCTGCTTGGTCAGGGGCTGCAGAACTTTTACATCGCCGTCTTTGATTTTACGGAGAAGACAGCCAGCAATCCAACGGTGGCAACGCTGATCTTTCTCTCCGTTCTGCTGACGGGCCTGGGTGTATATGACAACATTGGTCAGTATGCCGGAGCAGGCTCAGCCGTACCTGTGACGGGCTTTGCCAACTCGATTGCATCAGCGGCAATTGAGCATCGCAGCGAGGGGTATGTGCTGGGAGTAGGCGGAAATATGTTTAAACTAGCTGGATCGGTGATCGTATTTGGAGTAGTGGCGGCCTTCATCGCTGGCTTGATCAAGAGCTTATTCGGGCTGGCCTAG